The following proteins come from a genomic window of Streptococcus oralis:
- the ruvX gene encoding Holliday junction resolvase RuvX produces the protein MRIMGLDVGSKTVGVAISDPLGFTAQGLEIIQINEDQGQFGFERIKELVDSYKVERFVVGLPKNMNNTSGPRVEASQAYGAKLEELFGLPVDYQDERLTTVAAERMLIEQADISRNKRKKVIDKLAAQLILQNYLDRKF, from the coding sequence ATGAGAATTATGGGATTGGACGTCGGTTCAAAAACGGTAGGCGTGGCCATTAGCGACCCACTAGGATTCACTGCTCAAGGACTTGAAATCATCCAAATCAATGAGGATCAGGGCCAGTTTGGTTTTGAACGTATCAAGGAATTGGTTGACAGCTATAAGGTGGAACGCTTTGTAGTAGGTTTGCCTAAAAACATGAACAATACAAGCGGACCGCGAGTTGAAGCCAGTCAAGCCTACGGAGCAAAATTAGAGGAACTTTTTGGTTTGCCAGTAGACTATCAAGATGAGCGCTTGACGACAGTCGCAGCTGAACGTATGTTGATTGAACAAGCAGATATCAGCCGCAATAAACGCAAGAAAGTTATTGATAAGTTGGCTGCTCAGCTGATTTTGCAAAATTATTTAGATAGAAAATTTTAA
- a CDS encoding iron-containing alcohol dehydrogenase, producing MATFYVPSVNLIGKGVVNEVGPYIKELGYKKALLVTDKFIEGSDILPKVLKPLDAEGIEYVIFSDVEPNPTCKNVTDGVATLKEHGCDFIISLGGGSPQDAASCISIIATNGGKPQDYEGLHKSAKKGLPVVAINTTAGTSAEITINYVITDEERKVKMVMVDKNSLALISVNDPELMLSKPKGLTAATGMDALTHAVEALVTPGAYNVTKKLSIGAIELIKEYLPRAVANGQDIEAREAMVNAIFLGGMSFNNAGLGYVHSMAHQLGAVYNLPHGVCCAMLLPVVERENAKRVPEAFRNVAKALGLHVEGKTDQECAAYAIAEIEKLSETVGIPKKLTELGIQEKDFDFDYLSKNALIDACAPGNPFMPTLEETIALYKELF from the coding sequence ATGGCTACATTTTACGTTCCATCAGTTAACCTTATTGGTAAAGGTGTTGTAAATGAAGTAGGTCCGTATATCAAGGAATTGGGGTATAAGAAGGCTCTTTTGGTGACAGATAAGTTCATCGAGGGAAGTGATATTTTACCTAAGGTCCTAAAACCATTAGATGCAGAAGGGATCGAATATGTGATTTTTAGCGATGTGGAGCCAAATCCGACTTGCAAGAACGTCACAGACGGAGTGGCTACCCTGAAAGAGCATGGATGTGACTTCATCATCAGTCTTGGAGGAGGATCTCCTCAGGATGCAGCTAGCTGTATCTCTATCATCGCTACAAATGGTGGAAAACCACAAGACTACGAAGGTCTCCACAAGTCTGCTAAAAAAGGCTTGCCAGTGGTTGCGATTAATACAACAGCTGGAACTTCTGCAGAAATTACGATTAACTATGTTATTACTGACGAAGAACGCAAGGTCAAGATGGTAATGGTTGATAAGAATAGCCTCGCTCTAATCTCTGTCAATGATCCAGAACTCATGCTTTCAAAACCGAAAGGATTGACAGCCGCGACAGGTATGGATGCTCTTACCCACGCTGTCGAAGCCTTGGTAACACCAGGTGCTTATAATGTGACCAAGAAACTCTCTATCGGAGCAATCGAGCTCATCAAAGAATACCTCCCTCGTGCTGTAGCTAATGGACAAGATATCGAAGCGCGTGAGGCTATGGTCAATGCCATCTTCCTCGGAGGTATGAGCTTTAACAACGCTGGTCTGGGCTATGTTCATTCTATGGCTCACCAACTCGGTGCGGTATATAACTTGCCACACGGTGTCTGCTGTGCCATGCTTCTCCCAGTTGTAGAACGTGAAAATGCCAAGCGTGTACCAGAAGCTTTTCGCAATGTAGCCAAGGCCTTGGGACTCCATGTTGAAGGGAAAACAGACCAAGAATGTGCCGCATACGCTATCGCTGAAATTGAGAAACTGTCTGAAACGGTTGGTATTCCTAAGAAACTTACTGAACTCGGTATCCAAGAAAAAGACTTTGACTTTGACTACCTTTCTAAGAATGCTTTGATTGATGCATGTGCGCCAGGTAATCCATTTATGCCAACTTTAGAAGAAACCATTGCTCTCTACAAAGAACTCTTCTAA
- a CDS encoding DUF1292 domain-containing protein, producing MSHDHNHDHEERELITLVDEQGNETLFEILLTIDGKEEFGKNYVLLVPVNAEEDENGEVEIQAYSFIENEDGTEGELQPIPEDSEDEWNMIEEVFNSFMEE from the coding sequence ATGTCACACGATCACAACCATGACCACGAAGAACGTGAATTGATTACACTAGTAGATGAGCAAGGTAATGAAACCTTGTTTGAAATTCTTTTGACCATCGACGGAAAAGAAGAATTTGGTAAAAACTATGTTCTTCTAGTGCCAGTTAACGCAGAAGAAGATGAAAATGGTGAAGTTGAAATCCAAGCTTACTCATTCATCGAAAACGAAGACGGAACAGAAGGCGAATTACAACCAATCCCAGAAGACTCAGAAGACGAATGGAACATGATTGAAGAAGTCTTCAACAGCTTTATGGAGGAGTAA
- a CDS encoding glycosyltransferase, whose amino-acid sequence MRKIKIDVVVVPLSGHLFPTLNLLAPLLKDPLYEIRLFTGPQRRSVAEEMGFWVIPILENCVDEFERVANNEGQLNLISAYRQLSASLDLINVVSDQLVQEWQENRPDIVIADFITLPGGLVAEQLNIPWITTMATQFAIETTDGPPCFFGGMGSPKTPFQSAQQWLGRKGTRLGKRIVSFLLRERLKRYDFKLYNQKGQETIYSPYSILGIGMKELELKSGFPEHYLWVGPFGSSIERAENYPLDLAPYANHKKVLVSCGTQLAWAKDNLLYQTQQLAKAHPDCHFFVTLGFGGQDFRCEELMDNVSVVSYLPYKEYIPQMDYVIHHGGAGIFYQCIIYGKPALILPHDYDQYDYAVRGLEAGIALTAKREDTEAIGRAFDELLARENWPDLKNLRRAAKAYQPTEILEREIHRLLADKEK is encoded by the coding sequence ATGAGAAAAATCAAAATTGATGTGGTTGTAGTTCCCTTGAGTGGGCATCTCTTCCCAACTCTTAATTTACTTGCACCCTTGTTGAAGGATCCCTTGTATGAGATTCGATTATTCACAGGACCGCAACGAAGATCTGTAGCAGAGGAGATGGGATTCTGGGTGATTCCCATTTTAGAAAATTGTGTAGATGAGTTTGAGCGTGTAGCCAACAATGAAGGGCAATTAAACCTTATTTCTGCTTATCGACAGTTGTCAGCTAGTCTTGATTTGATCAATGTGGTGTCTGACCAACTAGTCCAAGAGTGGCAGGAAAATCGACCTGATATTGTTATTGCGGACTTTATAACTCTCCCTGGAGGACTCGTAGCGGAGCAGTTGAATATTCCTTGGATTACCACTATGGCGACACAGTTTGCCATTGAAACGACAGATGGACCGCCTTGTTTCTTTGGAGGAATGGGCAGCCCAAAGACGCCGTTCCAATCTGCCCAGCAATGGCTAGGAAGAAAAGGGACTCGTTTAGGGAAACGAATCGTAAGCTTTTTATTGAGAGAACGCTTGAAACGTTACGATTTTAAGCTCTACAATCAGAAAGGTCAGGAAACCATCTATTCACCCTATTCCATCTTGGGAATTGGGATGAAAGAGTTGGAGCTGAAAAGTGGTTTTCCAGAGCACTACCTTTGGGTGGGACCTTTTGGGTCTTCGATTGAGAGGGCAGAGAATTATCCCCTAGATTTGGCTCCTTATGCAAATCATAAGAAAGTCCTCGTATCTTGTGGGACTCAGCTAGCATGGGCCAAAGACAACCTCCTCTACCAGACACAACAATTGGCAAAAGCCCATCCGGACTGTCACTTCTTTGTGACTCTGGGGTTTGGTGGACAAGACTTCCGATGTGAGGAGCTCATGGACAATGTTTCTGTGGTATCTTATCTTCCCTATAAGGAATACATTCCCCAGATGGACTATGTGATTCATCATGGCGGTGCAGGTATTTTTTACCAATGTATCATCTATGGCAAGCCTGCCTTGATTCTCCCTCATGACTATGATCAGTATGACTATGCGGTTCGTGGCTTAGAGGCGGGGATTGCCCTGACTGCTAAACGAGAGGATACAGAAGCGATTGGGCGAGCTTTTGATGAGTTATTGGCTCGGGAGAACTGGCCAGATTTGAAGAACCTCAGACGTGCAGCTAAAGCCTATCAACCGACAGAGATTCTGGAGAGAGAAATACATCGCCTGCTAGCAGATAAGGAGAAATAA
- a CDS encoding SP_0198 family lipoprotein — protein sequence MKTKTFTLSIASLAILSLLAACGPKAQAPTQQSAQQPSTQQESSSGSTTSASQPQASSSQDTTAAAQPTNIDGTYTGKDENDQITLVVTGKTGTWTEVEPDGDKEIKQVSFEPENQRVIIGDDVKIYAVNGNQLIIDDMDREASDRVVLTKQ from the coding sequence ATGAAAACGAAAACATTCACACTTTCTATTGCTTCCCTAGCAATTCTTAGTCTTTTAGCAGCTTGTGGACCTAAGGCACAAGCCCCTACCCAGCAATCGGCTCAGCAACCATCTACTCAACAAGAATCATCTTCTGGCTCCACAACAAGTGCTAGTCAACCACAAGCCTCCTCAAGCCAGGACACTACTGCGGCAGCTCAACCGACTAATATTGATGGTACCTATACTGGAAAAGATGAGAATGACCAGATTACTCTTGTTGTAACAGGTAAAACTGGTACATGGACTGAGGTCGAACCAGATGGAGATAAGGAAATCAAGCAAGTCAGCTTTGAGCCAGAAAATCAACGAGTCATTATCGGAGATGATGTTAAAATTTACGCGGTTAATGGTAATCAATTGATTATCGATGATATGGACCGAGAGGCATCTGACCGAGTAGTCTTAACGAAGCAATAA
- a CDS encoding bifunctional folylpolyglutamate synthase/dihydrofolate synthase, with amino-acid sequence MFEVEEWLHSRIGLNFRSGLGRMQQAVDLLGNPEKTYPIIHVTGTNGKGSTIAFMRELFVAHGKKVGTFTSPHIISINDRICINGQPIADEDFIRTANQVKEMEKTLLETHDQLSFFELLTLIALLYFKEQDVDLVLLEVGIGGLLDTTNVVTGEIAVITSIGLDHQETLGDSLEEIAEQKAGIFKAGKKAVIAKLAPEAELVCQKRAKELDVALYRAGQDFALKAGDFSSRLASFSRLEIGLEGTYQQENAALALQTFLLFMASREEGVEEELVRQALQETHWAGRLERIRPHIYLDGAHNLPALTRLVEFIQGKIQQGYQVRILFGALKRKDYQGMLGYLSEQLPQVELKVTGFDYQGSLDEKDVAGYDLIPSYGDFISEFEEKANDQNLLFVTGSLYFISEVRAGLVG; translated from the coding sequence ATGTTTGAAGTAGAAGAATGGCTTCATAGTCGGATTGGTTTAAACTTTAGATCTGGACTTGGACGAATGCAACAAGCAGTGGATTTGCTGGGGAATCCTGAGAAGACTTATCCTATTATCCACGTGACAGGGACCAATGGCAAGGGATCAACTATTGCCTTTATGAGGGAGTTGTTTGTTGCTCATGGTAAAAAAGTTGGTACTTTTACCTCTCCCCATATCATCAGCATCAATGATCGAATTTGTATCAATGGACAACCGATTGCTGATGAAGATTTTATTCGTACAGCTAACCAAGTCAAGGAGATGGAAAAAACTCTTTTGGAAACACATGACCAATTGTCTTTCTTTGAGTTGTTGACCTTGATTGCTTTGCTTTACTTTAAAGAGCAGGACGTGGATCTAGTCCTGCTAGAAGTGGGTATTGGTGGTCTACTTGACACCACTAATGTCGTAACAGGAGAGATTGCAGTTATAACTTCGATTGGGTTAGATCATCAGGAGACCTTGGGCGATAGTTTGGAAGAAATAGCAGAGCAGAAAGCTGGTATCTTCAAGGCTGGAAAGAAGGCGGTCATTGCCAAGCTTGCTCCAGAAGCTGAGCTTGTCTGTCAAAAAAGAGCAAAAGAGTTGGATGTAGCCCTTTATCGAGCGGGGCAAGACTTCGCTTTGAAAGCTGGGGATTTTTCAAGTAGACTAGCAAGTTTTTCACGGCTTGAAATCGGTTTGGAAGGTACCTATCAGCAAGAAAATGCCGCCTTGGCTTTACAAACTTTTCTTCTGTTTATGGCGTCAAGAGAGGAAGGTGTCGAAGAAGAGCTTGTCAGACAGGCATTGCAAGAGACTCACTGGGCCGGTCGATTGGAACGGATTCGTCCGCATATCTACCTAGACGGGGCTCACAATCTTCCAGCCTTGACTCGTCTAGTCGAGTTTATTCAAGGGAAAATCCAGCAAGGCTATCAAGTTCGCATTCTTTTTGGTGCCCTTAAACGCAAGGATTATCAAGGAATGTTAGGCTATCTATCTGAGCAGTTGCCTCAGGTGGAACTTAAGGTAACGGGCTTTGACTACCAAGGTTCTCTGGATGAAAAGGATGTGGCGGGTTACGATTTGATTCCTTCCTATGGCGATTTTATCAGCGAATTTGAAGAAAAGGCCAATGACCAGAACTTGCTTTTTGTGACGGGCTCCCTCTACTTTATCTCGGAAGTGCGAGCGGGTTTGGTGGGATAG